A genomic window from Paenibacillus sp. FSL K6-0276 includes:
- the sufC gene encoding Fe-S cluster assembly ATPase SufC → MAADFVIEGLKATIEGKEILKGINLQMKGGEIHAIMGPNGTGKSTLASALMGHPKYEVTEGTATLEGEDLLEMAVDERARAGLFLAMQYPSEISGVTNSDFLRSAINSRREEGSEISLIRFIRQMEAKMKELDMNPEFLHRYLNEGFSGGEKKRNEILQMMMLDPKIVILDEIDSGLDIDALKIVAEGVNSMRSEDRGFLVITHYQRLLNYIKPDFVHVMMQGRIVKSGGPELAQRLEAEGYEWIKEELGIEDETVGQEA, encoded by the coding sequence ATGGCAGCAGATTTTGTCATTGAGGGACTTAAAGCGACAATTGAGGGAAAAGAAATTTTGAAGGGGATTAACCTTCAAATGAAAGGTGGCGAAATTCACGCCATCATGGGACCAAACGGTACTGGTAAAAGTACTTTGGCTTCAGCTCTAATGGGTCATCCGAAATACGAAGTAACAGAAGGAACAGCGACCCTTGAAGGTGAAGATCTTCTGGAGATGGCTGTTGATGAACGCGCACGCGCGGGTCTCTTCCTTGCAATGCAATATCCAAGTGAAATTTCCGGAGTAACGAACTCCGATTTCTTACGTAGTGCCATTAATTCTCGTCGTGAAGAAGGAAGCGAAATCTCATTGATTCGTTTTATTCGTCAAATGGAAGCGAAGATGAAGGAACTGGATATGAATCCTGAGTTTCTACACCGTTACCTGAACGAAGGCTTCTCCGGTGGTGAGAAGAAACGTAACGAAATTCTACAAATGATGATGCTAGATCCAAAAATCGTGATTCTGGACGAAATTGACTCTGGTCTTGATATTGATGCTTTGAAAATTGTAGCCGAAGGCGTAAACTCCATGCGGAGTGAAGATCGCGGCTTCCTAGTTATTACTCACTATCAACGCCTCTTGAACTACATCAAACCTGATTTTGTACATGTTATGATGCAGGGCAGAATTGTGAAATCCGGTGGTCCTGAACTTGCTCAGCGTCTGGAAGCTGAAGGTTATGAATGGATCAAAGAAGAACTTGGAATTGAAGACGAAACTGTAGGGCAAGAAGCGTAA
- the sufD gene encoding Fe-S cluster assembly protein SufD, translating into MTTQTILPVDAERLSELSHSSGEPGWLKESRLKALELAATLTLPKLEKTRIDRWNVNNYGSYKASEPIASLNDAPASISSLIKDQEEGSLIIQRNSGAVYTRLAPELAEQGVIFTDLQTAVKEHGDLVQRYLHKAIQPDEHSIAALHAALWNGGVFLYVPKNVVVETPLQAVLLTDDAEASFVPHILIVADTNSSLTYVDNYVSDKAEAGLHNGAVEVFVGAGAKVRYATVHQLGVDTTDVTYRRAVVENDGTIEWIVGEMNYGDTASDTKSVLKGNGSSSDAKVIAVGTGSQKLNYTTQAQHFGKNTPSDMITRAVMRDSATSIINGITKIEKGATRADGQQTEKVLMLSPKARGDANPILLIDEDDVTAGHAASVGQVNHEQVFYLMSRGITRHDAETLIIYGFLAPVVSQIPLEGLRNQLQSLVERKLGQ; encoded by the coding sequence ATGACGACACAGACCATTCTTCCGGTGGATGCCGAGCGCTTGAGCGAATTATCGCATAGTAGCGGCGAACCGGGTTGGCTGAAAGAAAGCCGCTTGAAAGCACTTGAACTGGCAGCTACTCTGACACTGCCTAAATTAGAGAAGACACGGATTGATCGTTGGAATGTGAACAATTACGGTAGCTACAAAGCAAGCGAACCCATTGCTTCACTGAATGATGCACCTGCTTCCATTTCCTCCTTGATCAAGGATCAGGAAGAAGGCAGTCTGATTATTCAGCGTAACTCTGGTGCAGTATATACACGACTCGCTCCTGAACTTGCAGAACAGGGTGTTATTTTTACTGATCTGCAAACGGCTGTTAAAGAGCACGGAGATTTGGTACAACGTTACTTGCATAAGGCAATTCAGCCTGACGAGCATTCTATCGCTGCGCTTCATGCAGCATTATGGAACGGCGGAGTATTCCTCTATGTTCCTAAGAATGTAGTGGTTGAAACTCCACTTCAGGCCGTGCTGTTAACAGATGATGCGGAAGCTTCATTTGTTCCTCACATTCTGATCGTTGCTGATACTAACAGTTCCCTGACTTACGTAGACAACTACGTGTCGGATAAAGCTGAAGCTGGACTGCACAATGGTGCGGTAGAGGTATTCGTAGGTGCAGGCGCTAAAGTACGTTATGCAACAGTGCATCAGCTAGGCGTGGATACAACAGATGTGACTTACCGCCGTGCTGTTGTTGAGAATGACGGAACCATCGAATGGATCGTTGGTGAGATGAACTACGGAGATACAGCAAGTGATACCAAGTCTGTGCTCAAAGGGAATGGCTCTAGCTCGGATGCTAAAGTAATTGCAGTAGGTACCGGATCACAGAAACTGAATTACACTACCCAAGCTCAGCATTTCGGCAAAAACACACCAAGTGACATGATCACTCGTGCAGTTATGCGTGATTCGGCTACTTCTATCATCAATGGAATTACGAAAATCGAGAAAGGTGCTACTAGAGCTGATGGCCAGCAAACAGAGAAAGTACTGATGCTAAGTCCAAAAGCCCGTGGTGACGCCAATCCGATTCTGCTTATTGATGAAGATGATGTTACAGCAGGCCATGCCGCTTCCGTAGGACAGGTCAATCACGAGCAAGTCTTTTACCTGATGTCCCGCGGAATTACACGGCATGATGCAGAAACTCTAATCATCTATGGCTTCTTGGCTCCTGTTGTGTCGCAAATTCCACTAGAGGGACTGCGCAATCAGCTCCAATCTCTTGTGGAAAGGAAGTTAGGTCAATGA
- a CDS encoding cysteine desulfurase, with amino-acid sequence MISNAIREQFPILNQNVNGHPLVYLDSAATSQKPRQVIEAVKSYYEWDNANVHRGVHTLGSRATDAYEGAREKLAKFINARSTKEIIFTRGTTTALNLVASSYGPSAVGEGDEIVITLMEHHSNLIPWQQLAKKTGATLKYIPLQPDGTITLEDAEKTITDKTKIVAIAYVSNVMGVTHPIKELAAIAHRHGAVIVVDGAQSTPHMKVDMQDLDCDFYALSGHKMLAPTGIGALYGKRAILESMEPVEFGGEMIDDVGLYESTWKELPWKFEGGTPIIAGAVGLGAAVDFLQEIGMDEIHSHEKKLAAYAEQRLSEIDGLTIYGPRNREVGVVTFNLGDVHPHDVATVLDAEGIAIRAGHHCCQPLMRWLEASSTARASFYLYNTEQDVDRLVDALIKTKEYFGYELG; translated from the coding sequence ATGATTAGCAACGCCATCCGGGAGCAATTTCCCATACTGAACCAGAATGTGAACGGACATCCACTGGTCTATCTGGACAGTGCTGCAACTTCACAGAAGCCTCGCCAAGTGATTGAGGCGGTCAAGTCGTATTATGAGTGGGATAACGCCAACGTACACCGTGGCGTCCATACTCTAGGTAGCCGTGCAACAGATGCCTACGAGGGAGCCCGGGAGAAGCTAGCTAAGTTTATTAACGCTCGCAGCACTAAAGAAATTATCTTTACGCGCGGCACAACCACTGCACTAAATCTTGTCGCCTCTTCTTATGGGCCATCTGCAGTTGGTGAAGGCGACGAAATCGTCATCACCCTGATGGAGCATCATAGTAATTTGATCCCTTGGCAGCAGCTAGCTAAGAAGACAGGCGCTACTTTAAAATATATACCGTTGCAACCTGACGGAACGATTACATTGGAGGATGCTGAAAAGACGATTACGGATAAAACCAAGATCGTTGCTATCGCTTATGTATCCAATGTTATGGGAGTAACTCATCCGATTAAAGAGCTTGCGGCTATTGCTCATCGTCATGGTGCGGTAATCGTCGTAGACGGTGCACAGAGCACACCTCATATGAAGGTCGATATGCAAGATCTGGATTGTGATTTTTATGCACTTTCTGGTCATAAAATGCTCGCACCGACTGGAATTGGGGCTTTGTACGGCAAGAGAGCAATCCTCGAATCCATGGAGCCTGTTGAGTTCGGTGGCGAAATGATCGATGATGTGGGCCTATATGAATCCACATGGAAAGAACTGCCTTGGAAGTTCGAGGGCGGTACGCCGATCATTGCTGGTGCTGTTGGATTAGGTGCAGCCGTAGATTTCTTACAGGAAATCGGCATGGATGAGATTCACAGCCATGAGAAGAAGCTTGCAGCATACGCAGAGCAGCGTCTATCTGAAATTGATGGCTTGACCATTTATGGTCCCCGCAATCGTGAAGTTGGCGTTGTCACCTTTAATCTAGGTGACGTTCACCCGCATGATGTCGCTACAGTACTAGATGCGGAGGGCATTGCCATCCGTGCTGGTCATCACTGCTGTCAGCCGCTGATGCGCTGGCTGGAAGCTAGCTCTACAGCACGTGCGAGCTTTTACCTGTATAACACCGAGCAGGATGTAGATCGACTGGTGGATGCTTTAATCAAGACAAAGGAGTACTTCGGCTATGAACTTGGATGA
- the sufU gene encoding Fe-S cluster assembly sulfur transfer protein SufU, with the protein MNLDDLYRRVIMDHYKSPRNRGSFEDDALKIELNNPTCGDRITLQLKVEDGIVKDARYNGEGCSISMSSASMMTEAIKGQTVERALELADNFSLLMKGEDVDFGDYEDIEALSGVNKFPARIKCATLAWNALRKGIDEEEQHK; encoded by the coding sequence ATGAACTTGGATGACTTGTACAGACGCGTAATTATGGATCATTATAAAAGTCCTCGGAATCGTGGTTCATTTGAAGATGATGCTCTGAAAATTGAACTGAATAACCCAACTTGTGGTGACCGTATTACACTTCAGCTTAAGGTAGAAGATGGAATCGTGAAAGATGCCCGTTATAACGGTGAGGGTTGTTCGATTAGTATGTCGTCGGCTTCGATGATGACTGAAGCGATCAAAGGACAAACGGTTGAACGTGCGCTTGAACTGGCTGATAACTTCTCCTTGTTGATGAAGGGTGAAGACGTGGATTTTGGAGACTATGAAGACATTGAAGCCCTTTCGGGTGTGAATAAATTCCCTGCGCGGATCAAATGCGCAACACTGGCTTGGAATGCGCTTCGTAAAGGAATTGACGAAGAAGAGCAACATAAATAA